CGTGGCGGCCCGCTCGACATACCCCTTGACGGCCCGCGCGGCGAGCCCGGCCGTGGCCAGCTGGTAGTCGATGCGCCAACCCGAATCGTTGTCGAAAGCCCGCCCCCGGTACGACCACCACGAGTACGGCCCCTCGACGTCCGGGTGCAGGGCGCGCACCACGTCGACGTAGCCGCCCTCGGCCGGGTCGAGGACGCGGCCGAGCCACTCGCGTTCCTCCGGCAGGAACCCGGAGTTCTTCTTGTTGGCGCGCCAGTTCTTCAGGTCGGCCTCGCGGTGGGCGATGTTCCAGTCGCCGCAGACCACGACCTCGCGGCCGTCGGCGGCGGCGCGCTCGCGCAGTTCCTTGAGGTAGGCGAGGAACTCGCCCATGAAGCGGACCTTCTCGTCCTGGCGCTCGGTGCCGACCTCGCCGGAGGGGAGGTAGAGCGAGGCCACCGTCACACCGGGCAGGTCGGCCTCGACGTAGCGGCCGCTGGTGCCGAACTCCGTCGAGCCGAACCCGACCTGGACGCGGTCGGGCTCGCGGCGGGTGTACAGGGAGACGCCGGCCCGGCCCTTGGCGGCGGCGGGGGCGTGCGTGACGTGCCAGCCGTCGGGCGTACGGACGTGCTCGGGGAGCTGCTGGGGCTCGGCCCGCACCTCCTGGAGGCACAGCACGTCGGCGGAGGTGTCGGCGAGCCACTCCACGAAACCCTTCTTCGCGGCGGCGCGCAGACCGTTCACATTCACGGAGGTCACGGTGAGCACCAGGGCACGATACCGGCACACTGGACGGTGCCCCGATCCCGGATCTCGCATCGATATACGGTAGGTAGCATGAACATACGCCGGGTCCCCTTCGACCACCCCGACGCCGTGAAACTGAACGACGAGGTCCAGGCCGAGTACGACGTCCGCTACGGCGACGGCGGCGACGCCACGCACCTGGACCCGGCGGACTTCGCGCCGCCGAACGGCCTGTACCTGATCGCGTACGACGAGAACGACGTCCCGGTCGCCTCCGGCGGCTGGCGCGGCCGGGACGCCAACGACGAGGGCAACCTGGACGGGGACGCCGAGCTCAAGCGGATGTTCGTGATCGAGCAGGTGCGCGGGCGCGGGCTGGCCCGCCGCATCCTGGCGGCCCTGGAGGAGGACGCGCGCGCGGCCGGCCGGACCCGCATGGTGCTGGAGACCGGCACCAAGCAGCCGGAGGCCGTGGCCCTGTACACCTCCAGCGGCTACGAGCCGTGCGGGAAGTTCGGCTACTACCGCTTCCACGAGGACAGCCTCTGCTTCGCCAAGGCCCTCCAGGTCCCGCGGGGCGCGTAACGGCGAAGGGCGGGCCCGTCGGCGCGCCCGGCGAGGGCCCCCGTGGGCGCGGCGACGCGTCCACGGCGACGGTCTCGCCCTCGCCGCCCGCGACCCTCGCGCCGGTGAGGTCGAGGTCGTAGGTGTTCTGCGTGGGCTGGTCGGTCTCGGCGTACTTCGCGCAGTCGCCGCTCTGCGCGCCCTTCACCGGCTTCAGCGAGAGCGTCCGGCCGGTGCCCTGGCGGTAGTCGGCGCCCGCCCGCAGCGCGCCGGCCTCCTCGGCGCCGACGGCGTCGAAGCCGTAGTGGAAGACGTCGCCGAGTGCGAAGCCGGCGGTCCGCACGGATGGGTCTCGGCCCCAGG
This region of Streptomyces ambofaciens ATCC 23877 genomic DNA includes:
- a CDS encoding exodeoxyribonuclease III translates to MLTVTSVNVNGLRAAAKKGFVEWLADTSADVLCLQEVRAEPQQLPEHVRTPDGWHVTHAPAAAKGRAGVSLYTRREPDRVQVGFGSTEFGTSGRYVEADLPGVTVASLYLPSGEVGTERQDEKVRFMGEFLAYLKELRERAAADGREVVVCGDWNIAHREADLKNWRANKKNSGFLPEEREWLGRVLDPAEGGYVDVVRALHPDVEGPYSWWSYRGRAFDNDSGWRIDYQLATAGLAARAVKGYVERAATHAERWSDHAPVTVVYDR
- a CDS encoding GNAT family N-acetyltransferase; its protein translation is MNIRRVPFDHPDAVKLNDEVQAEYDVRYGDGGDATHLDPADFAPPNGLYLIAYDENDVPVASGGWRGRDANDEGNLDGDAELKRMFVIEQVRGRGLARRILAALEEDARAAGRTRMVLETGTKQPEAVALYTSSGYEPCGKFGYYRFHEDSLCFAKALQVPRGA